Proteins encoded by one window of Alkalinema sp. FACHB-956:
- a CDS encoding ATP-binding protein — MNASLAFELSPHDFLVKTDISPIQVSPNTFKGFIANQVDLLMALETPVVIWAKLPRGESWQGEIDRCIALAGGPRSLFLFRNTLEETSDEQTAVQEVLNPLVVDSYRSHATPQDRLVTLHLAGDMLLRREFFFIVWSSQFCNGVCAQRSRLKRGSELSEVENEVAEPPIEPTEKRNQLSLVHTLDPSRIQQLLLRLESLVRSSSFEVTDHLSPEAPYTLSQIVDQWHSYGIQQPLPTSSPQLINQLLGKHLHRQEELWQRSNTYRKQAEIVEVLQIQNEELINTVRAKDEFISNVGQELRTPLTNMKTALTLLNSPNIKPPQRQRYMDLLVKECDRQSSLIGSLLDLVSLDQMAERQTLQPITLSDVVPGVVSTYQPLAEEKGVRLAYTIPEGLPAIACLNPWLRQIVVSLLHNGIKFTPRGGQVWVRAKQQGDYIQLEFKDTGVGIPVQEIPKIFDRFYRVRQIAMDDPGGAGLGLTIVQQLLLRCGGSISVKSRPNDGSIFNVLLPTYQYRDAEKASE; from the coding sequence ATGAACGCATCCCTTGCCTTCGAGCTGTCCCCCCATGATTTTTTGGTCAAGACTGATATTTCGCCGATTCAGGTGAGTCCGAATACGTTTAAAGGGTTCATTGCAAATCAGGTCGATCTGCTGATGGCCTTGGAAACGCCGGTGGTGATTTGGGCAAAGCTGCCACGGGGCGAGTCTTGGCAGGGTGAAATCGATCGCTGCATTGCCCTGGCAGGGGGGCCTCGAAGTCTGTTTCTGTTTCGAAATACGCTAGAAGAAACCAGTGATGAACAGACAGCGGTTCAAGAAGTCCTGAATCCACTAGTGGTTGACAGCTACCGCTCCCATGCAACGCCCCAGGATCGCTTAGTGACACTGCACTTAGCTGGGGATATGCTCCTTCGCCGAGAATTTTTCTTTATCGTATGGTCTAGCCAGTTTTGTAATGGGGTGTGTGCTCAACGGAGCCGATTGAAGCGGGGCAGTGAACTAAGTGAAGTGGAGAACGAGGTTGCAGAACCGCCCATTGAACCGACGGAAAAACGGAATCAACTTTCTTTGGTTCATACCCTAGATCCGTCTCGAATTCAGCAATTGTTACTCCGGCTGGAATCCTTAGTACGATCGTCCAGTTTTGAAGTCACTGACCACCTCTCTCCGGAGGCTCCCTATACGCTGTCGCAAATTGTGGATCAGTGGCATAGCTATGGAATACAGCAACCCCTGCCAACCTCATCTCCTCAGTTAATCAATCAGTTGCTAGGGAAGCATCTGCATCGTCAGGAAGAGCTCTGGCAGCGCTCTAACACCTATCGCAAGCAGGCCGAAATTGTAGAAGTCCTCCAGATTCAAAATGAAGAATTGATTAATACCGTTCGGGCGAAGGACGAATTTATCAGCAATGTGGGACAGGAGTTGCGTACTCCCCTGACCAATATGAAAACGGCGTTAACCTTGCTCAATTCGCCGAACATTAAACCCCCTCAACGCCAGCGCTATATGGATTTGCTGGTGAAAGAGTGCGATCGCCAAAGTTCGTTGATTGGCAGTTTGCTAGATCTCGTCAGTTTAGACCAAATGGCGGAGCGGCAGACCTTACAACCCATCACGCTGTCGGATGTGGTGCCTGGAGTGGTCAGTACCTACCAACCGCTGGCAGAAGAAAAAGGAGTTCGGTTAGCCTATACCATTCCCGAGGGCTTGCCCGCGATCGCTTGCTTAAACCCTTGGTTGCGTCAGATTGTCGTTAGTTTGCTGCATAACGGGATCAAGTTCACCCCCCGTGGCGGTCAAGTGTGGGTCAGAGCCAAGCAACAGGGCGATTACATTCAACTGGAGTTCAAGGATACTGGTGTAGGGATCCCGGTTCAGGAAATTCCAAAAATCTTCGATCGGTTTTATCGCGTTCGCCAAATTGCCATGGACGATCCCGGTGGGGCGGGACTGGGATTAACGATCGTACAACAGCTCCTACTACGCTGTGGTGGATCGATCTCCGTGAAAAGTCGTCCCAATGATGGCTCAATTTTCAATGTTCTTTTGCCGACTTACCAGTATCGAGATGCCGAGAAAGCGTCAGAATAG
- a CDS encoding tetratricopeptide repeat protein, whose protein sequence is MNNRRQDAGQQVLHGALVGRETLLPESWLDAVELDTASHNLRKAEADQLLKQGIEHQQSRQDQQAITFLKQAQALYWELNDVAGQERTLAALGLSCYNLGDYPMSIDYSKRSLSLAQQIENYLSTVKVLGTMGNAYRHLEDYQQAIDYQERSLETARNLHDRRGEMAALNNLGLAHKAVGDYHQAIAYEEQALEIAQELQEVNTEAQILKNLGNAHYAMGNHQQAIGYYQDRLALARRIGDRRLEGQVLKNLGTACYSMGDYDLAIQYNQERMNLAKSLNDYPAEEQALRSLAVFYEGIGQFTKALDCYEQRLAVTQALQDPRLQKQAFEDLKRTCYQLGDFLKANQYAQRMGA, encoded by the coding sequence ATGAACAATCGCAGACAAGATGCTGGCCAGCAGGTCTTGCATGGAGCATTGGTTGGGCGAGAAACCCTTTTGCCAGAGTCGTGGCTGGACGCCGTTGAACTGGATACTGCAAGCCATAACTTGCGTAAGGCAGAAGCTGATCAATTGCTCAAGCAGGGAATTGAGCATCAACAGAGTCGTCAAGATCAACAAGCTATAACATTCCTGAAACAAGCACAGGCTCTTTATTGGGAATTGAATGATGTAGCGGGTCAAGAGCGAACCCTAGCAGCTTTGGGATTGTCCTGCTATAACCTGGGTGATTATCCGATGTCGATCGATTATTCCAAACGCAGCTTGAGTCTTGCCCAGCAGATCGAAAATTACCTCAGTACGGTTAAAGTCCTGGGGACGATGGGGAACGCCTATCGCCATCTGGAAGACTATCAGCAAGCGATCGACTATCAAGAGCGAAGCCTAGAAACCGCCCGCAACCTCCACGATCGGCGAGGCGAGATGGCTGCATTGAATAATCTAGGACTGGCCCATAAAGCGGTGGGCGATTATCACCAAGCCATTGCTTACGAAGAGCAAGCTTTAGAAATTGCCCAAGAGCTACAAGAGGTCAATACTGAAGCCCAAATCCTCAAGAACCTAGGGAATGCCCACTATGCGATGGGGAACCACCAGCAAGCGATCGGGTATTACCAAGATCGACTAGCCTTAGCCCGTCGCATTGGCGATCGGCGACTAGAAGGTCAAGTGCTGAAAAACCTAGGAACTGCCTGCTATTCCATGGGCGATTACGATCTCGCGATTCAATACAACCAGGAACGAATGAACCTGGCCAAATCCCTGAATGATTACCCGGCTGAAGAACAGGCCCTGAGAAGCTTGGCGGTTTTTTATGAAGGAATTGGACAATTTACTAAGGCGCTTGATTGCTACGAACAGCGTCTTGCAGTGACTCAAGCCTTACAGGATCCTAGGCTCCAAAAGCAAGCATTCGAAGATCTCAAACGGACATGCTATCAATTAGGGGACTTTTTGAAAGCTAACCAGTATGCTCAGCGGATGGGAGCTTAA